DNA from Larimichthys crocea isolate SSNF chromosome XIII, L_crocea_2.0, whole genome shotgun sequence:
TAGTTAAATGAGAGTAGTTACCTTTAATGGgaatcaaaacacaacaacagaactaAAAGTATGTGTTAACATTATGGTTTCATTTGCTTATATATTCTACAGTAGTTTATTACTTGCACAGGCTGCGTGtgaatttgttctttttcctgAAAGACAATTGAAACAGGAGTGACCTTTAGAGAAGACCACAAACTGCTGACATGTCAACCTCAAACCACCTCACTTTAAAAATGGATCTGTCACACCCTGGTGAGGTCAAaatgggtttttgttctgtctcgtcatttcctgttttattttgatatttacctgccctctcgtttcagatcacttgcccttcctcatgtgtcaccggtctgattgtcttccccgccctgattgtttccacctgttccccatttccctgtgtatatattgtctgcgtctccctaTGTCTtctgccaaagtgtttcgtcccaGGATCGATCACCAAAGCCTTTTTTCCTTGCCCGTCCACAGCCATAGTATTGTTGCtcgagtgttcttttgtctttttctcgatgaagtgatttttttgttgtaattttcttagtATAGCCATTTGTTTCTTAGTGCTTAGtatagttgttttttcagcctccctaggagagattttcagttcatGTTTTGCAGCCCTTTGATTttcctcgttgtgagtgattttgataatttttataaagcagtttagagttttttcctcctttggagtgatttttgttttccatagtttaggcctgtttccATAGCCTgtcatagcctcactctgtcaagggattttgttatttctataaataagctcattgacacctctgcgcctgagtcctgtttgagtccggcctgacaggATGAAGAAACAGAATTAGCTTTAGACTTTAAAATACCTTGACAACAACGTGTTAAGTTATAACACAATGATATGACATGTAAACTGAAAAGTCTATAGAATGATGCAAATGATCCCTCTTTAGACTTTGCTTTGGTCAGTTGTTTGCATAAAGCATTTATTTCAACCAATTCATATTTGAGAAGTTCAGCTAATGAGAAGGAAATAGTTTTCTTTTTAGATAATAGCATTTTTTTCTCGCAGGAAAATGACATTTACTTAACCATCAGAGTCAGATAAttcactttcacttcacttttggGCCGGTCGAGGAAAAAAATACTGACTTTTCTCACGTTAGTCTAGTTTCTCTTTAAGTACACACATTCCACATGATCTACCTTACACCGCAGCTTGTGCATGGGTTGTACCATGTGAGGGCGTTCTCCCCTCCCAGATAGAGTTAGTTGGGTCCATATAGCCCGTCTTTTCCAAAAGGTTTTCTCAGATAGTCTAAGACTCAGATAGTCTGTTGAGAGAGGAGATAAAACTTAAGTGAATCATAATTTCAATTTGTTGAACcatggcaaaaataaaaactacatgATAATAAGAGCTGAACTGTTGATTCATGTATTCAATTTCTACCACCATGGAAAAAATAGGCCCCTAAttaatcatcatgttttctttgctttagCCTGGATCACCAAAGGATCACCCTTATCATCTTATCACAGAATATCACTAGTACTCTACTGCAGTATTTAGTACTTTAAATACTGCTAATGGGCTGTTCTTTAGCACAAGCCTACTCTTAGTTAATTAGCTTAGTTTCATTTGCTTATATATTCTAGTTTATTACTTGCACAGGCTGCGTGTGAACTTTTTCCTAACAGACAACTGAAACAGGAGTGACTTTCAGAGAAGACCACAAACTGTTTCCATGTTCACTTAAAGTATGAAAACCTCAAACCACCTCACTTTCAAAATGGGTCAAGAAACAGAATTAGCTCAAAGGTTAAAGGTTGTATTTGTCCATCGAGCTTGCTTACATGTTACAAACTGTATTTGCTTCaaagaaaagactttaaaatacTTTGACAACAACAATCCATGATCCATGTTACacaaagatgaaacattttcctGAACAGAAGGTGCTGATCGAAAGCAATGACATTACTATGGTCAAGTGTTAAAATAAAGCATTTCCTTCAACCAGTTTCTATATGAGATGTTAATGAGGAGGAATTAGTTTTCTTATACATAGAATATTCTAGCAGGAAATTTACATTTGCTTTTTCTCACGTGTTGTGTATCACAGGTGCAGCGATGTGAAGTCAAGATATCCTTTCCTCAAGTGTATGCCTACAGCTATTGAGATCACATGTAGTGTCTTGTGATTTCCCTTTGTGCTAAGATCTGAACACAATTCACATcatgcaaatataaatatttagcTTTTGGGTTCACAAAAAAAAGGGCCTTCATTTTCACTGACGCACCACTTCCTCTTCACAAGTTCACACCTACAGTCAAATGGTGAGTGAGAAAATTGTCTCAGCAGAGGCCATCAAGGAAGACTTGCTGACAGTGGCATTACAGGGGCATTTGGGCTCACCCCTTCAAACATCACAACTGAGAATATCTTCTTGCTGAGTTGTTGCATAGAATTAACTGTCCACGCTCATTCATGGGCCCTGATCTCCCACAAAAGCAGGGTTCACCATTTCTCCCCTTTTTGGCTGAAAACTGTCACTCTCTTGGGCTGCCAGGTTAATGTAACGGAGGCTGCGAGTGAGGTGGATCTTTTTCACAGAAGTCTGCTTCCTTTTAACTCCCCAGAGATCATCTTCATACTGGGTCAATAAGTCGTCCAGCTTGATTGTGTCCTCTTTCTGGCGTCCCCAAGACAGTTTCTTTGGAGTGGGAGTAATGAAGCTAGTGGATACTGAGTTACCCATAACAGGAAATGTCCTTGAAGTTTGCAAAcctgtgaacaaaaacaaaaaaacaaccaagaaCATTTACTAAATATATGTCTGTCAGAAATCAAACTATACattattacattgcatttagcagacgcttttatccaaagcgacttacagaggaggacataagctgacaaaggtgtaaaggagcacagagtagttgttagttttgttaggcagggaagcagtctcgaaagagaaaggtttttacaagttttttaaaggtagaaagggatgtatacacataaagagtccacaaacatttttatttttttttacctggttACTAAAAGTGACGTCCCTCCTCGCTGAAGTTCCAATGCTGAATGACAGGAGCCGTCCCTCCTCGCTGAAGTTCCAATGCTGAATGACAGGAGCTCAGGATACTCCATTTTAAAGACTGTCTTCGAAAGCCTGATCTCATCTGCCATCAAAGGAAGAATCATTTGTATCTCTCTGAGTGAGATTAAAGACAGCAGGAACAATATAACTTAATCACTGCTGATTAATGCATCTTACAATTGGTTTGTATTCATCAGTAGGTTAATCATTGACTGGGAAATTcctttaatcacacacacacaatcaaaggCTTCATGCAGGTCATCATGTCTTGTCTTGTAAGTTCTTAATggtcagtgtttcattttgattttttgatcCAGGTTTCACTTCTGTGCTGTATGCGTACtaactgtaatataaaatataggaGTGTATAACATTAAGTACAAGTTAAGTCTTGTTCTGTTTCTGAATTCACAGAAGAACACAAATGAAACtaatagaaagatagatagCTTCACACAGACATTGCCACATAGGCAGCATTTTGATCTTTGTAAGAAAACGAGGCGTGAGTTTTACAGCTTTACAGTCTTTAACAGCTGCCACTGTCACTTTAGATGATTTTACATTGTGTTGACACATTTGACTTCTATACTAATCTAaaactaaattttaaaaaaaagtgtaataaaCTATTATCACCTCTTGAACTTCCAAATTTGAAtgttcataaataaaatcacaaattttGATACTTGATGCACATACTTGGTacacatgaaaatgtaatgtCAATGCAGCATTGTAACCAAGTTGATACATATAAATTACTGTTTGGAAATGTAATCATTATTAAAGATGTACAAACAATGATACAGACACTTTTTTGAATTATCAGTTATTCAGTGTGTCACTTACAACTGTCAGTGACTTCTCTTAGATAGTGTTAAAGTGCCATCATCTGGCTGACATGACTAAATGATCAGTGTGCGGCCAGTTTATAAAAACCATCCAAGGCAGCACTTCTTCATCAAACTCACCGTCCAAAAAAAGGTCTGGTCATACATTTTACTCCAGCTAAAAgtagttaaataaataagtgcCAAAAATCTTAgcgatttaaatatttatataaattgaGTGTAGCACTCACTCAAAGTACACATAGTGCAGTTTGTTAGAACTACTCCCCGCTGTGTAGGACAAAGGTATTACCAGTCAGGCAATGATGAAGCAGTCACAGcacaacaaactgttttcatacTACCGGTACTCTATGAAGTGGAGGAATTGTATGTGGAGGAATGCATTAATCTGCACAAATTTAATGTACAAcgaaacaatgaataaaatgtaatgatggTAACACTgacatgggtaaaaacatttgactatttttgggcatgtagtatttgtggtgttatctgtatgTAAATTTAAACTCtgaccaccaggatgagtttggcagaatgtgagacagactcTTTGACGGCACttttgatgtactttgagagtgtctctatttctccttggccaagcgtcaataaataatacagcataagacatcagaggcactgacctcaccattgaccatcgACTTCAGCAACAATTCACATCATCTGTGTGAACCTAGCTTTGTGTCTATCAAGATGCAGCTGATCTGGCAGTGTTATCTCCAACAGTTACAGTTTTTCCCCTATATCATATAGGTTTTATACCATTTTGGCTTCTGGTATAATAAGCACTAGTGATGTAGAATAAGTgctataaatacataaaaatacattgtaCATTACTTAACattagcaagaaaaaaaaacaagataaaaattAGGTTTGGTGCTCAAGTTTCTAAAAGGTCACTTCACACATCTGCAGTAGAAGGCGGGGTGTTTCACACGTTGGATATAATTACACATGAGAAAACAGCCCTGTATTACAACTGGTGCTATGTGGCGCACAGCGCAAATGTCATTGTTAGTTTCTATTCAGATACATTCAACAACTCACACCTTTCACACCTTTCTTGCATCAGAAGCAAATGTACTTATGCTCATCTATGCACCCATgggtttgtttgtctcttgttATACACACGGGGACACATAGGTTTGCTTCTTAATCACAGTTAAACATCACTGCATTTGTTCATATGCAGTCAAATGTTGTGTAGAGTTGTAGATGGGACGGGCATATTTGTTCTCTGTGATTTgagtttgtatttcttttcttgttttacaAGGTGTCAAACGAGGGGTGGCAGTAATATAGCACCACACATAAAGAGATGCATACATGTTATGAATGTGTTGAAAGAGTAAAAGTAAAGTTGTTTTATAGTGAGCAAAGTGGTTTCTGCAGCTATCTCCAGTGTTTCAGTACAGAGATTGATCCATAATGAGTGAGTGTGTAAATGgtacatgttgtgtgttgtggctTTTGTTAGCAGAGGTTgcgcacacacagaggacactgaAATGTAAATCAATATACAGCTATTAATGCAACTCAGGCAGGTATGAAACATGATACATTACTGCAAACTGTGGGCCTTGCTGGTGGGGCATAGAACCTGTTGACCTTTATACTCCtaaaattcatctttttattagTTACTTCTCCTTTTTATTAGTTACTTCTACTAATGATTGATAAAAACTTTTCAGTTTCAGAAGTGAAGCATGGCAGAAAAAGcattaatgtataaataaatgtataataatgttgttCAGGTGTCACTGAATGTATTCGGGATGAGCCAGCAGGGGTACTTTCATTAATATAACCCCTTTGCACCTTGTGCGCAACTTTGTGCCCAGATTATGTGCCGTTTAACTAGTAAAAGTGGAGATGGACATGCCCTAAATGTATTTGTGCCATTCACTATAGATTGTTTAAAAAGAACCAAATGTATCACAAGTCAGCTGATGGCGAATAAAGCTGTCCAGGTAGACTAAACTAATCTTGTGTGGTTACAGAACAAACCAAAGTGAATACAAAGTGATGATAATTAGCCACATCAGtcaatgtttctttattaagaTTTTCACACAGTgtacagacacagcagagatgatactaaacagataataaaatatgcaaattaaacaaaataaaacaagcaaacaataATTAGACACTTCTTTACTCTTTTCTAAATCAGATTACAgtacaaaatgttcttttcatgAAATTAGACATCTAAAATATTCATGCGTTGTTtaaaggtgttttctttttatttctttttattgtgtgattttttaaaGTTGCTATTAAGCGTATCTCATTTTCCTTAAGCCAATATATGAATAACATGAAAGCAAGCTGATCAAccaaagagtgagagagaggccTCCATTAGCTGTGGCAGACCGTGATAGTCAACAGACTTCTGGTTTCTTTGATGacctgaaaatacaaaaaagtacACATTTGATCAAATTATTATGTTTGACTTTTAGTGTTGAATGAATTCAGAAAGGAACttcaatcaattaaaaaattGCAAGACAGTGGGGTGAAGAAATAACATACATCTGATCTGTTCTTGTCAGTGAAAGTTTGTCAGTGCTACAACCAGAATGCACTGATTGTGTTCAGATATCAGCAAAGAGTAAATGCAGTCTGTACAGTGTGACCACATTCACAAACAATTCCTAACAAGCTGAAGGAAGGTACAGCAACAGTTCATAAGTTGTTTAAGATCTGATAAGAATTTGGTAGAAAAGTTGTCAAGACACAGTTAACATACCCACATACCAGGTGTGAATGTGGTCTAAAAAATATAGCGCACAACAGAATACAATTCCCTTTCACCACTGCTCATTTTAGAAAGGCCACTGTATGAACACTGAAAAATGCTCTTTGTTTATCTTATAATGTGCATTAAAGGTTTCACTAATTTAGACCAGTGATGCCATCTTGGCGACTTCGTTGCTAGATTTAGCAACTTTTCAGACCCTCTTTATGTTTCTAACAAGGGACCAGCAACGAATTTAGCAACCTTGCAGTTGGTGTGGTGTGGTATGAGGAGCAGCAAGTTTGAGCAAGGCCCGTGTCTCCACAGTTGCCAACTGTTTTCCAATTAATGCAACTAGCACTAGCTCTAAAACTGTTGTCAGATGTTGTCAAACACTATTTTGTATAAACCTACCGCTGCCTGTGAGTAAGCATGGTGTaacaggagagggagagacccCACAATTTTTTCCCCACCAAAAATGTTTGAACGCAGCTTTAActacttttaaaaatgcattttgagtTATCTTTAGTTTATCTACACAATTTATGAAGAAAACTGGGTGGTCTCACATATTTCAGTgaaggcgttttttttttcttctcaatgTTCTGTTTGGTTCCTGAATAGAGcatagaaaaagaagaacagaaaataacatcttgttaaatataaacatagATCTTATCAAAAActacaacacaaataaacatactTCTGCAAAGATGTGTGAAAAGATCAGCGGTGCATTGATGTATGACAGTTTACAGTTGCCTATTATTAAATTATCAGTAATGATATGCCTCTCAACTTTCAACTGTTCATGGCTGGATATCATTTTAATCACTGACAACCTGTTTTCTCTCAGAGATTTAAGATACTTTGGGGACAAAATGTATATCTGCATCTCATGCATACATCAAAAATCTCTCACCTGCGAGACAGTCTGGAAAGCCGGTTCCAAAcactaaatgtgacaaataaataaagaaatacatgaatCACGTTGTCATAAGAAAATGCACACCAATGTTGCACTACAAACTGAATCAGATCAAAAGTATTTTTCTACTAACCTGCCTTCTTGACTTTGGAGTTCTGCAATTTGTTGCCttaagaagacagaaaaataaccTTTTATTCCGAAGCACAGAACAAACTTCTTAACTTATTGACTGATACTGTTGTCTATAATGGAAGTCCGTCATAAACTCACTTGTACTTTTTCACCATGAAAATGCAGAAGAACGCAAAGATCACAGCAGTACCAAGTCCCACCACTGTCGGAATGATGATGTGGTTATAGTTTTCTCTACCTGCAAACAGACACAATTTATGTCAGAGCCATTCTTATTTGTAACAACCAAAATATCCAGTATATTAACTTCAAAATGGGGACATTCTCAAAATCTTCTAGTTATTGTTACAATATGTGGCTGTGTGATAAATATTATATCATTGTCATGCCAATTAATCCAATGGGCGACTACTCCCAGTATTAAGACTTTCACTGCAATAATTAAGGGACTAAATTACAGAGTGAAAAGATCTTACGTTTTATGTAGAGTGTCATTGTTGAAGAGGACGTCCTCCGTTCTTTTCCGTGAAATTCTGCTGTGCAGGTGATCTCACTGTGGTCATCCTTCTCCCCAGGAATGAACGTCAGGGTCGAGTGTACCTCCCATAAGCCAATAGGAAGTTGTCTGTGGAcctcagtgacatcatcatctgcGGTGCTCCTACTCCATTTCAGTTTAGGAGCATGGGAGGGACAGGTGTGGGTAACTGAACAGGTGAGACTGTAAGGGCGATCTTGAGTGGCTGATTTAGGGTCACTGAGTACAGGTTTTGGAGCATcagctataaataaaaaaaggcagagataAAGTAAGCAGTGAATTGTTGTAACATAGAACCACGGTATAGATTCATGAAATCTTGGAAAATGGTGACTTACAGAGCATATTCAACCTGACACAATCCTCAATGAAGGAGAACTTTTCCTTGGGAGGTGCATCAACCAATTCAACACGGAAACAGAAAGGGCCATTGTCATGATCTCTAATGTCAGTAATTTCTAAGGTACAGTTGTTCTGACCCAGCTGCCCCAACAACTTTGTCCGGCCCTTAAAACTATCCAAAACCTGCGTTTGGTCCTCAAAATAAATGCGTTGATTCCTATCGCTTTTAAGATGCCAGATCGCTCTAATCTTGGAGGTGGGCTGTTTTTCATTGGGATGGGTGAACGAACAGGGTATCACAATGCAGGATGAAACCAGGGCGTCAAGGTCTTTGACAACACTGGCCGTCCATTCTCCACCAAACACGAGGCTGCTAATAGCTGAAAGAAAATtaagggagagacagagaaagaaattaCTTCTAGGAGCTCTGTTTCATTAACTAGGGTGTATATGAATgagactggaaacaaagaggTGATTTATTGTGTTACCTGCCAAGAGCAGACAGGATAtcaccatctttctctctttgtccatACTTCTCAGATGTATTGCTGGTGTAATGCactgaagaaatgaaacaaaatcagaatAGAAAGCATACAACTACCGGTACCTACATCTTCAACATTCAAATTACGTTGGTGAAGTGAAACTTCTTCAAACAACTTATTTTTCATCTGATCTTCACATGCAAGAGCAGTTTATTTGTACAGCAAACAATGGCATTGTTATAAGATATACACATCTAAAACAACACATAATACACTAGCCATAATTTAACTCTCccaaaaagtaaaataactCCTTTTATACCtgtcttatttttcatttcatattaaTTCTCATGACTATTTAAAAAATTGCACACACTTATAAATCTCATTATTTAGACAaacaatgatgataaataatAGTTTCATTATTCCAGAGCCAAGACATATTAACGTTAActttcaaaattaaatattcaacataaaatatttgttgTACCATAATCAAGTATAATTTACCAGAGTTAACAGGATCTTACCTGATGAAGTTATTAATCTGAGCTGCCGGTTTCTACTAAGAACACCTCCTGAAGCTCTTTAATTGCAAAGATATGTACAGGCAACAGCAAAAACCACAAACCGAAGTGACTGTGTTTTAGCGTCTTTGTGTGGGTGAAGTGAAAGCAGATGTTTTGGGGGCAGTAGCAGTAGTGTTAGCCATGTAGAAAGCAGGGGGTGGTCTCTTTTCTATCTGCGTAGTACGAGAGTTATAAACCTCTTCAGTATCTGCCTGGTAGAATTATTCCTGTTGTTTGATAGACTGAAATTAGGTTTTCAAAGAACTTGAACATGTAATTTTGCAGTATGAATGCAAAATTATATTAGAATGATCTGACTGTGTATTGGCTCCAGACTCAGATtatgaatttaattttaaatctgaggaaaaagaaaacaggaaccAAAAGTAGATGGCTGAGCTGTTAGAGTATAAATATATGTCTTTGAGTGTGCTGCAGCGATTACTTCTTGCTCCTTCATGGGCTTTTTCACAGCTTGGCTCTCCAAACATGTGGAGTCTGCTGAAGGAACGCCTGGTCTCTCATTTACCTTAAAACTCAACAGCCTGATATCAACACAGACATaatcacaataaaacataaaatgtcaaaacggtgcacaaaaaaatcattgaaAACCCCCTTGCTGAACCTTGTTGCTGAAGCCTCACCCTgtacaaacatgttgaatttCTAGTTAATAGTATCATCATTTTAACAAAATATGAGGCCTAACTACATAAAgctacaaaaactacaaaagcaCCCAGGAAACTCTAtagtaatatttaaatataatttactcTAGCCCTTTACCTCATTTGGAATTTTGATGTAATTATTGATTGAATTACTgatttttgtctatttgttcttttcatgttgtaatattatttcaacatttccATCATGCTTGCTTTGTACAGCAttggtttatttttgtcactCTACTTATCCTTCATGTGTTATAGATGTTACACTTTCAAACAGCGTGCAGTATATATGCCAAAGTCCAGTTTTGTGTGCAACTGTTAACTTCTGCGgagaacatactgtatgcataacATGGAAAATTATTAAAGCCACACATGTGGCGAGACCTCGCTGGTTTATCCTTCAAAGTTACAATGTTTCTCATAAATACAGCACAACAGGTTAATAATGCATCCACAagcacacaaagagaaaagtaTCCTGTTATagataatgtttgtttgtttatttatttttaaaagactCCTCTCACCACTTCCCCATTTAAGGCCATGAAAACACTTTAACTTAGTCACTGTTCCCAAATTCATTGTGCTGGAATGGAATCAAATAAAActagacaaaaaaataaaataaaaatacattaaagtcacaaaaacaaaattcagtGAAAAGTCAAAATTCAAAGGAGGAAGGATGAGACGAGGTCATGTTTCTAACCCACtcatcacacaaaaaacaaaaggggaTTTTCTTGTAATCTTGTCTGCAGTGCTCTCTGTTGCCCACACAGTTCACACAGATATCTGGACTCCAATTATAGCAGACAGCTGTGATCAGCCGTAAAATCAGGTAAGATTCTGATGACTAATATgcatataaattatatttatatgttgttaAGTAGGCTGAGTACATTtgctttgaacattttattttgagtgtttgtgatgtatttcttgccaaTTCTGGATACTTTGGTTTGACTCAgggtatatattttttcttcttctttataaACAAATCTTGTTTCTGAATCTAATTACATATCTCGCTACCGTGTACACACAGTATGCCTAATTATTTTTCAGTCATCATTGGGTAGACCCACTTCTAAATCCCCTCTGATGCACATTATTCAGTAGTGTTCTGCGGGATACATTTTTTCCTCCTAGGATGGTGAAGGCGTGACATAGTTGTTCAGTGGAGTAAGGAATTAGGAATACTTCTCTCAAAATGCATAGCTGTGGGTtaatatttattgcaaaatctgcagctcttttgtggctaatgttgatttcataatgatcttTACTCTTACATCTACATCTCTACATCTTACTGTGAAGCGAAACAGCCGAAGTCAAGTGACAATGTGCAAGTGCTATAGACCTATTTTTGGGTGTGCTAAATATTCAAGAGCAGTCTTGTGTGtcacatttatacagtttataACACATTCTTTGCTGGATGGgattaaaaaaggaaatctgGGCTCCACTGATAAGATAACAGTCCTAGTTTCCTGtgtgtcttcagctgtccactCTCCTTTGCTCTCCTGTCTGCTCTCAAAAATTGAATGCCGTCCAGAGTTACCAGGTAGGCCGAAAAGAGTGAATTCAGCCAGGTCTCTGTAATGATACATTACTTTAGGGAAAGATCTTATGCATGGTTTGTATTATTTAGATCTTGCGCTGCATCcccgtctccttctcctcactttaGCATGTATCAGCATAATGTATAACAAGCAATAATGTCAGTAGTGccatatttaaatacatataaaaacaccTTAGTTTTACTTTTCAAATTACATTGTAATTTTCATCTGatattgcatgttttgtttgttttttttcacttttttatcctttttttctttcttttatttttatgtacagcaacattaacaaaaccaacaaaacatcCAAGAAGTATGGACAAAGTGACAAATATGATGATATTCTGTGTGCTCTTGGCAGGTAACCAGTCCTGTCTCATTCCCAAATACACTCTCTTGGCAGGTAACCAGTCCTGTCTCATTCCCAAATACACTCTACttagccaaaaaacaaacaaacgcaaAAGCCTCCTAGAagtaatttctttctttgtctctcccttAATTTTCTTTCAGCTATTAGCAGCCTCGTGTTTGGTGGAGAATGGACGGCCAGTGTTGTCAAAGACCTTGACGCCCTGGTTTCATCCTGCGTTGTGATACCCTGTTCGTTCACCCATCCCAATGAAAAACAGCCCACCTCCAAGATTAGAGCGATCTGGCATCTTAAAAGCGATAGGAATCAACGCATTTATTTTGAGGACCAAACGCAGGTTTTGGATAGTTTTAAGGGCCGGACAAAGTTGTTGGGGCAGCTGGGTCAGAACAACTGTACCTTAGAAATTACTGACATTAGAGATCATGACAATGGCCCTTTCTGTTTCCGTGTTGAATTGGTTGATGCACCTCCCAAGGAAAAGTTCTCCTTCATTGAGGATTGTGTCAGGTTGAATATGCTCTGTAAGTCACCATTTTCCAAGATTTCATGAATCTATACCGTGGTTCTATGTTACAACAATTCACTGCTTACTTtatctctgcctttttttatttatagctgATGCTCCAAAACCTGTACTCAGTGACCCTAAATCAGCCACTCAAGATCGCCCTTACAGTCTCACCTGTTCAGTTACCCACACCTGTCCCTCCCATGCTCCTAAACTGAAATGGAGTAGGGGCACCgcagatgatgatgtcactgaggTCCACAGACAACTTCCTATTGGCTTATGGGAGGTACACTCGACCCTGACGTTCATTCCTGGGGAGAAGGATGACCACAGTGAGATCACCTGCACAGCAGAATTTCACGGAAAAGAACGGAGGACGTCCTCTTCAACAATGACACTCTACATAAAACGTGAGATCTTTTCACTCTGTTGTCGAATTTTGAGGatattctttatt
Protein-coding regions in this window:
- the LOC113747273 gene encoding myelin-associated glycoprotein-like, with translation MDKERKMVISCLLLAAISSLVFGGEWTASVVKDLDALVSSCIVIPCSFTHPNEKQPTSKIRAIWHLKSDRNQRIYFEDQTQVLDSFKGRTKLLGQLGQNNCTLEITDIRDHDNGPFCFRVELVDAPPKEKFSFIEDCVRLNMLSDAPKPVLSDPKSATQDRPYSLTCSVTHTCPSHAPKLKWSRSTADDDVTEVHRQLPIGLWEVHSTLTFIPGEKDDHSEITCTAEFHGKERRTSSSTMTLYIKRRENYNHIIIPTVVGLGTAVIFAFFCIFMVKKYKQQIAELQSQEGSVWNRLSRLSRRNQTEH
- the LOC113747272 gene encoding myelin-associated glycoprotein isoform X1, translated to MDKVTNMMIFCVLLAAISSLVFGGEWTASVVKDLDALVSSCVVIPCSFTHPNEKQPTSKIRAIWHLKSDRNQRIYFEDQTQVLDSFKGRTKLLGQLGQNNCTLEITDIRDHDNGPFCFRVELVDAPPKEKFSFIEDCVRLNMLSDAPKPVLSDPKSATQDRPYSLTCSVTHTCPSHAPKLKWSRGTADDDVTEVHRQLPIGLWEVHSTLTFIPGEKDDHSEITCTAEFHGKERRTSSSTMTLYIKRTENYNHIIIPTVVGIATAVVFGVLCIFMTKKYKKRIAELQSQEGSMWNRLSRMSRRIRSGDSEPSHSDHRRSVWSRFSRRPKGDTVDLGHMSSNVNSKPCADQKFSKPRFPSPKSQPKSCSYKEDHDDGDDYMNTADLNVYGNI
- the LOC113747272 gene encoding myelin-associated glycoprotein isoform X2, with the translated sequence MDKVTNMMIFCVLLAAISSLVFGGEWTASVVKDLDALVSSCVVIPCSFTHPNEKQPTSKIRAIWHLKSDRNQRIYFEDQTQVLDSFKGRTKLLGQLGQNNCTLEITDIRDHDNGPFCFRVELVDAPPKEKFSFIEDCVRLNMLSDAPKPVLSDPKSATQDRPYSLTCSVTHTCPSHAPKLKWSRGTADDDVTEVHRQLPIGLWEVHSTLTFIPGEKDDHSEITCTAEFHGKERRTSSSTMTLYIKRTENYNHIIIPTVVGIATAVVFGVLCIFMTKKYKKRIAELQSQEGSMWNRLSRMSRRRSVWSRFSRRPKGDTVDLGHMSSNVNSKPCADQKFSKPRFPSPKSQPKSCSYKEDHDDGDDYMNTADLNVYGNI